In one Tachysurus fulvidraco isolate hzauxx_2018 chromosome 16, HZAU_PFXX_2.0, whole genome shotgun sequence genomic region, the following are encoded:
- the LOC113648217 gene encoding fatty acid-binding protein, heart-like — MDAFFGSWKLVKKENYSEYLAAIGVGEEQINIALIVQPIVTFYEDAEFIVVKTETSILTGEVWFRLGEEYFEVTKDGRRCMNVVTLDGNKLVQVQKWDDKQTTIVREVNGENMITTLTYENTVSTQSYKKV, encoded by the exons ATGGATGCGTTCTTTGGAAGTTGGAAACTTGTCAAGAAAGAGAATTACAGTGAATACTTGGCAGCCATCG GTGTTGGAGAGGAACAGATAAACATTGCTCTAATAGTTCAACCAATTGTAACCTTTTACGAAGATGCGGAATTCATAGTTGTTAAAACAGAGACCAGCATTCTTACTGGAGAAGTCTGGTTTAGGTTGGGTGAAGAGTATTTTGAAGTAACCAAGGATGGCAGACGATGCATG AACGTCGTAACCCTGGATGGAAACAAACTTGTACAGGTGCAGAAGTGGGATGATAAACAAACCACGATTGTTCGGGAGGTCAACGGTGAAAACATGATCACG acATTGACCTATGAGAACACGGTTTCCACCCAAAGTTATAAGAAGGTATAA
- the smpdl3a gene encoding acid sphingomyelinase-like phosphodiesterase 3a, with product MALILFCWVAFLLYQQICAAPTNEGFKERPLLDISKFWHISDLHIDPTYHVTEDRTKVCYSSKGFPASDPGIFGDFMCDSPYQLILSAFSYMKNVDLEPEFMIWTGDSPPHVPADKLSTDIVINMISNMTQTIRQFFPQLPVYPALGNHDYWPQDQLPENENDIYQAAAKLWSPWLQPEALVTLRKGGFYSQLIRPGLRLVSLNTNLYYSPNKVTVNMSDPAGQFQWLQDTLELSKQNMERVYVIAHVPIGYLPYAKSTTAMREGDNEKLVNIFRNYSDVIQGQFYGHTHRDSMMVLLDRKGKPVNSIFVTPAVTPYRSFLEQYSNNPGVRMYLYNSQDYGLQDLWQFYLNLTKANQEEKPNWRLEYIMTKAFGIKDIQPESLHELALKFEEPDSKEFQKYFTHFMVSFNDTVTCTEECKTVQVCSIHFLDHDTYSECVGKGQRL from the exons ATGGCGCTGATTTTGTTTTGCTGGGTTGCTTTTCTTTTGTACCAACAGATTTGTGCTGCTCCAACAAATGAGGGCTTTAAAGAGAGACCCCTGCTGGATATCA GTAAATTCTGGCATATCTCTGACCTGCACATCGATCCCACCTACCACGTCACAGAAGATCGCACCAAAGTGTGTTACTCCTCGAAGGGCTTCCCTGCATCCGACCCAGGAATCTTTGGCGATTTCATGTGCGACTCTCCTTACCAGCTCATTCTGTCTGCCTTCAGTTATATGAAAAACGTGGACCTTGAGCCTGAATTTATGATCTGGACTGG AGACAGCCCTCCTCATGTTCCAGCAGATAAGCTGTCCACAGACATTGTGATAAATATGATCAGCAATATGACACAAACCATACGCCAGTTCTTCCCTCAGCTGCCGGTGTATCCTGCCCTGGGCAACCACGACTACTGGCCACAG GATCAACTTCCAGAGAatgaaaatgacatttatcAGGCTGCAGCTAAACTTTGGTCCCCATGGCTACAACCAGAAGCCCTTGTTACTCTACGTAAAG GGGGATTTTACTCTCAGCTGATTAGGCCTGGACTTCGGCTGGTGAGTCTGAACACAAACCTTTACTACAGCCCCAATAAGGTAACGGTGAACATGTCTGATCCAGCTGGCCAGTTCCAGTGGCTGCAGGACACGCTGGAGCTTTCCAAACAGAACATGGAGAGG GTCTACGTGATTGCTCATGTCCCGATTGGTTACCTGCCCTACGCTAAAAGCACCACAGCTATGAGGGAAGGTGACAACGAAAAACTCGTGAATATATTTCGCAACTACAGCGACGTTATTCAGGGACAATTTTACGGTCACACTCATCGAGACAGTATGATGGTTCTTCTGGATCGTAAAG GGAAGCCTGTTAACTCCATCTTTGTGACTCCGGCTGTGACGCCATACAGAAGCTTTCTAGAGCAATATTCGAATAACCCTGGCGTCCGTATGTATCTGTACAACTCCCAGGACTATGGCTTACAG GATCTTTGGCAGTTCTACTTGAATCTTACCAAAGCAAATCAAGAAGAAAAGCCCAATTGGAGACTTGAATACATCATGACCAAAGCTTTTGGTATCAAGGACATTCAGCCAGAAAGCCTACATGAACTCGCACTGAAGTTCGAGGAACCAGACAGCAAAGAATTCCAGAAGTACTTCACTCATTTCATGGTCAGTTTCAATGACACTGTGACTTGTACAGAGGAGTGTAAAACAGTACAGGTGTGTTCTATACACTTTTTGGACCATGATACATATTCAGAGTGTGTGGGAAAAGGGCAAAGGCTGTGA